The DNA window AGACAATCACCTTTACCTACAATTTTAGTCGTCTGTCACTATTTCTCTCcggaaaattatatttttagctACAACTTGGGACCGTGGGTAAAAGTGGTaacttgaagaaaaaaaatttaattgcaCTCCTGCACAtttttttctcataattttttaattaattaataacattcatttccatattatttataataaaaatatatttaaatgaattaataacatttatatccataattttttaattatcataaatccaacatCCAATATGTGCATAGTATTAATAGTTtataagaaaattcaaattgaatctttctaaaaaaaaacacaattcatACTTTTCATTCCATTTGATTAATCAACATCTAAAGAAGAAATAACATGACATTCTCTTTCTGATGATCTAGTCTTGACTTCTCCAGTGATTTTGGAACCTCCTTTCTTCTTTTGATCTACCTAAAAAACAAGGATAAATCCCATGAAGAATATGATCATAAAGTCATGGTATTTCATAATACAAGAATGGAAACAAAGAACGCACGAGATTTGATCAATGAGGGTTTTAAAAACCTGCATGGAAACATATCATCATTAGTTTCTTTTACGCTTATGAAAGAATAAATATAACTCATCAATCATTGGTTTTGAGATAGAATTTTCACCTCATCGATTATAGGAAGGAATTCTCTTGCCGCCTGAAAGAGTTATCTTCTTTCCGTATAACATTCAAATACAAACACTATGTCAGGTTGTGAGTTCAATGACATTTAGCCTATGAAAGATTACATCCTAATTAATGGAAAGGTATTGTTATCCGACATGTATCTTATACAGATTCTTAACAATCCTCATATGTTTTCAACAATTACCTCATGGTCAGTAGACTTAACACACTTTGAAAGGCTTATGGACAGAGTGTCACTAACAGGGCCAATAATGTCCATCTCATGACTACCGGTATAGTACAGTTCTATTAGTTTAACTAAATCAAAAACCTTAAAATGCAGTAGCCAAACCTTCTACACTTGATAATTTTGATAAACAAAACATTCTAAATCAGTACTAAATCAGATTGAACAACTTCAAAATACCTTGTCACGACTTCGTCCACTAATGATTTACTACTAAAACGGATCACAATCCTACCTTAAACATTTCATTCTGTGTAGAAAGTATCTGATCTCGCTCTCGGAGTTGTTGCACTGCTGTTTGAGAGGCGAGCATATCTCCCTCTTTAGATTTCGGGTCCGATATGCAGCTGAGTCACAAAGTAAATACAGTTAgatgaatggatatgaaaatggGCTACAACTTTTTTAAGATCACACAATCAGTTTAATACAAATTTGAATTAATTGTGGAGTGTGCACATTACTTCATGTTAAAGAActtataaattaaagaaaattgtTAAAAAGCAAAATGAAGCATAGATAACATATCAGTTACACATGATTAAGAAGCATACTAACCTCTCTTGTTTCAATGAGACCATTAATATATTGTCTAAGGTTTAGATTCTCTTTTTCCTAATGAGAAAGAAATGTCAAAGATAAACACGTAATAAAGTTTTCAGCAAACTATAATTTTAGCATAGACATGTAATAAAGAAATGTCAATTAAGATAAACACGTAATAAAGTTTACAGCAAACCATAATTTTTAGCATAGAGAAAACCTTACCTATGCAGAGAAATCTTCTCTTTATTGATGGGCTTCCTCCACTAATTTCACAATTTGGTTTTGGTCTATCAAATTCTGGAATATACCATAAGCAAAAATGCAAGGCAATGAGAAGTCTCAACCATCTAAGTttcacaatataaaaaaaataaatctaaaactTACTGCATAGTTGGTAATGTCCAATTTTACACCAAGAAGGTCCCGAATGACATCATGAGTCATGCATTCAATAGCAGCCAGCCTTGTTTGTAGCATACAAACCTGATCCAAATGATACCgaagttttttttaaatgatacaaATGATACATTCAACACTAATTAACATCGATTGATTCACGATAAgcacaaaaaacaaaacaaaatcacaGGAATGTTGTGAGGGCAAACCTTGAGGATGATGACAATATGCCCTTGGTCATTAACCTCGTTGAACATACATCCAGATAAACCTTCACATCCAAATCCTAACAAAGACACCTGCATTCCATAAAATGAAAATACAGTGACTTATCTTATCATTATCCACAGATACTAAACCAAATATTAGACCAGCTAAAAGAGAAAAATTATAGAGGATCATAGATATATAGAGAATGAAGGTGATAAAGAGGCGTTGGAATTGTAATTTATGCATCTTGTATGGTATAGATAGCTCTATATATAATACCACCAAATTTCCAACTCGTCTGTGGTGCAAAAGCCACAACAAAGGCTTTGAGACTAGAAATATTAACGCACAATAGAATTTCAAATTTGTAACTTGATTGTgaaaacataaacaacaagataTGACATATTTTAAGGTCCACACATAATGCACTTCAACTAGCATCATACTACAAGACTAATCTGTGAGTTTAGAGTGATCCAAATAGGAAATACcaaagagagaaaaatataatatAGACTACATAATAAAGTTCTGTAAGTCATTAAAATCAGATTGACTGTAACCTCTAAGCCTTGGTTACCGTGTTTGACTCTTGGGACTTCCATCTTAGTCTTCTCCTCCATTCTTCCACTCTATTATTGTTGAAAGTGAAACCCTATAAGATGCAAGTTGAAACAGTAGAATAAGAACTAGTTGTGGCAGAAACTGAGACAATTATTAAACATGTGAATTCTCTTTAAAAACACTAAGACCAGTTCTGAGATACAAATCTAATTTACGCAACAAATGAAACATTGGacatacaaaatatatatattgattgaATAGAGTAAATTACATGACATATATCATATATACACATAAATCCTCATCCAATCTTGTTGATGTAAACAACTTATAAATCCCCTTGGAGTACATCCTaatatttatcataaaaatatcATAATGACACTAAATGACATGAAGATTGGTAAGTTTAAGAAAATTTAAATGATATGTAAGCATGAAAGTTTATCCTCTAATCTATGAATCAATGGTGTTTATAAATTGAACTTTgtttatactaattaattattaactagATCTAATGATGATATTTTGAAGATGTTAATCATTTCAATTGAAAGATTTCATAAGATTAAAAAAGAAGTCATTCTTACAAAATACTAAGCAGCTCAAAACTGCAAGATACTTGTTCATCTAACAAAATACTAAGCAGCACAAAAGTGGAactaaataaattcaaatatcaATGTACCTGAAATGAGATACAGAATGGTGCAGTGTCTAAATCTACAAATAAAAACgaatattcaaattaattaaaaattataaaaaggaaaataaataaaaaaacaaatttgcaGGAAAATTCATACAACTTGTTATATAAAAATTAGGATTAATTTTCAAGAAACGACATTCTTACCTTCTGCAACTATTAACAATTTGAAATTTGATATCAATGTACATGTGAAGAGATATTGTGTAGTGAGTTCGAAtctacaaacaaaaataaatattccaattaattaaaaaaatagaaaatgaaaaagtATGAAAAATCATATTGATATACCTGAAATTGAACATTGATGCTGAAGCAATTCAAATTGATTTTGAGATTCGACCGATTCCAACGATtcaaatgaggtttagggtttgaACGATTCAAACGATTGAACATTGATGCTGAAGCGATTCAAACCGATTTTGAGATTTGGGCGATTCTAACGATtcaaatgaggtttagggtttgaACGATTCAAACGATTGAACATTGATGCTTAAGCGATTCAAACCGATTTTGAGATTTGAGTGATTCCAACGATTCAATCGAGGTTTAGGGTTTGAACGATTCAAACGATTGAACATTGATGCTTAAGCGATTCAAATCAATTTTGAAATTTGAGCGATTCCAACGATTCAATCGAGGTTTAGGGTTTGAATGATTCCAGCAATTGAAATCTGAACGATTTTGAGATTTTAGGGTTAGAGAGAGAAACTTCAGATTTTGAATTTtgtatgtttttttatttgtaaaataaaataaaaaaatataagtaatataataataatgataataataattaattataacaaACAAAATTAAGTTCTAGTGACGACCAACTGTTTTCCGTAGGTAAATCCATTTAAAGTGATCGTGGGTATATGgcatttttcttgtagtgtgtTGATAGAAATCGAatctaattaaaagaaaaagtgacACACATGCATTTTATAACACTATTCTTTACCTCTCCACCAAACTATAGTAAAATACAATTTttcaaccaagataaaaatacttATTCATTCAAAGTGGGGATATTTTAAATTAGGGTAATTGATGAAATTTATTTGTTATTAGGAGTTGCGTGGTTCTTAAGTTAGTTTATGTGAATTTCTTTAAGCTAtattttggaatataatttgTATGTATGGTCCATAAACCAAATTTAATTTTGACTAAAGTGCAACATAATGTAACAATGGTAGAGTATCCCAGTTTTATGGTGGTACATTGTCACAATTTAATTCTAAACCTTGAATACTGGACACATGTTTTAATAGTGTTGCATTGATTTCATTTGtaaggaaaagattttttttttatatatataagttAACATTATTTTCATTATGCTCTCGGCCTAATCAACCAAACTCATAgactttatttattaattttcgcTGTGTGGTTCTTAAGATAGTTTACGTGCTTTTCTTTAAACTATACTTTCAAATGTCATTTTGTGTGTTTGATCTATTAACTAAGAGGAATCGTATTTTGACACTCAAATTTGGACACCATATAATATCCTTTGTTTATTTTGGAGTGTTAAGTATTCTTGGATTTTGTGCAAGTGtataaaattaaaaaggataAGTTATAGTTTTTGTCCTTCTATTTTGGCTAATTCACGAAATCAGtcatcttatttattttttaaacagttttggttccTTATGTCCATTTTTTGtccaaaaaatgttgattttttcattttttttgtattCGTGGGATACTTTCTGATTGAGAGAGAACGTAGATAGCGTTTTCTGTAAAATGAAAGAGATGAGCGAATAAGCTGGGAGAAAAAGACGACGATCAGAGAAGACAATTAAAGGAAGAAAACGTCGTCAATAATTAATATTCCTTATtccaaatcaataaaaatatgctacgtatctaaaaaataatacacaacagtgttttttgaatgaaaaatggacatgggagaccaaaattgtttaaaaaataaatagaggaACTGATTTcatgaattggccaaaataagaggatcaaaactgtaatttagccaaatAAAAAAGTAAGTGAAAGATAGAGAGTTGACATACGGTGTTGTATTAGGTGTCGAAAAAATTGGTATTCAAATAACACCTCTCTTTAACTAAATTCATGCCAGGTTAATTATTGCAACATGATTTTACAATTGTACATGGTCCAAGCTCTACAGTTGTAAGTTTTCTAACttcaaaaaaaactaaattcGGGTATACATAAAGGGACAAAAATGTTATTCCCTccgtattttataaaattataatttgttttacAATATGAATTATAATTAATAGAAGAGAGTGTAACAAATGCATAAgatacataaataataattttatatatgtttttcataTAAATAATAAGGATACGTAAAATttcttgtaatttttctttttcatgtaattatattttcttaataCGTGTGAAAAtgtcaaaacgacttataataaaaaatgaaaaaatagtataatttaaataataaatacatgtTTGAATTGATGGTATCTTTGACAAAAATAACATTGTCACATTGATTTCGTACTTGTAAAGAgtaaactttttgaagttaagccATGCAACTAGACTTAATCAACCGACTTGAAATACTTTATTAATTTATTGGTGTCGTGAAATGTAATTTGTTGGGCATGGTCCATAGACCCCACTAAATTTATTAGATTATACCAATTGTATGGTTTAGTTCTTAAAAATCATAttgattatagtttttttttttttaatcaaaaaaggatttcattaaaaagagaaaaaattacaAGAAGAGACAAGGACAAAAGACAAACACAAGGCCCATTAAGTACAAAGCCTAAATCTAGGAATGTCTTGTTTGTCAAGCAAAAAGTCCTTGGAAAGATCTTGATGAAGACTATCAAACCAAGTGAAATTCTTGGTGTTGTATCCTATGTTAGCTAATAAGTCAGCACAAAAATTTGCTTCGCGAAAGGTACGCGAAACAACAAAATCAATTTGAAGAGTGTAAGCACAGCAAAAACTCCAACGAGCCTTTAAATGCCAAGGAACCATATCCACATTCGAAAAAGCCTTGACCACGAAGATGCAATCGGTTTCAAGCCACAACTTGTTCCAACCATTATCTCTAGCCTTCTCAATTGCCATGATAGCTGCAAGCAGCTCAGCAGAAACAACATTCCCAACATGGAGATAAGCGCAAAAACTCCCCAAATGCCTAGCTTTATCATCTCTAAATATGCCACCATAGGAACTGGTCATAGGGGATCCTTTAGCAAGGCCATCAACATTACACTTAATCCATCCCACCGGGGAAGGGGACCAAAACACCTCCAAACATCTCCTAGGCAGCCTCGGGTTCACATCAATGCCAAAGGCTTTAATGACACTAAAGCTCCTCATATCAGAGTTTGATCTTTTCATTTTAGAGCTGCCAATGATTTTGACCTGGGACAACACACAAGGTTTAAGGTTATCCCAA is part of the Vicia villosa cultivar HV-30 ecotype Madison, WI linkage group LG2, Vvil1.0, whole genome shotgun sequence genome and encodes:
- the LOC131653011 gene encoding kinesin-like protein KIN-12E, whose amino-acid sequence is MFNFRFELTTQYLFTCTLISNFKLLIVAEDLDTAPFCISFQGFTFNNNRVEEWRRRLRWKSQESNTVSLLGFGCEGLSGCMFNEVNDQGHIVIILKVCMLQTRLAAIECMTHDVIRDLLGVKLDITNYANLIDQNQIVKLVEEAHQ